AGGAAGCGGTTTTTTATTGAGCACCATGGAATTTGGTTCAGACTCATTCTTTCTTAGTTCCCCTTCCCCTGTCCGAATGAGCACTGAGTTCGGACTCACCAACTCGGTTTTCTTCTTCTCCTGTCCGAATAAGCACTGAGTTCGGACTCACTAGCACGGTTTTCTTCTTCTCCTGTCCGAATGAGCACTATGTTCGGACTCACTAGCTCGGTTTTCTTCTTCCCCTGTCCGAATAAGCACTGAGTTCGGACTCACCAACTCGGTTTTCTTCTTCTCCTGTCCGAATGAACAACACTAAGTTGAAAAGCACCGCCTATAACAACTTCCACCTTTTCAATCAAATGTTTGATTGAAATAGAAAAAGAGCACAGACATAGCCTGTGCCCTTCCATTCTATCAGTGTACCAATGAGCCTTCTTTATATTTCTTCTCAAGTGTTGGCCAATACTCCTTGTTGGCTTCAATCAGATCATCTAAAATCTTTTTAGCAACAATGGCAGATGGAATTGTCTTGTTAAGCGTGAATGCCTGTAATGCTTTTTCATAAGACCCCTCTGTTATGGCTTCCACCAAAATTTTTTCGGATGCCAATTGCTGTTCAATCATGGCTTTGTGGAAATATGGAATTTTCCCGACATACTCAGGAACAGGTCCTTTATTGGTAATAAGTGCAGGCACTTCGATCATGGCATCTGCCGGCAGGTTAGGAATTGTTCTATTGTTTTCTACCATTACAAGATATCGTTTTGCCAGATTCTGTGCAATGGATACAGTAACATCTACAATAAAAATTCCGTGTACACCAACATGAAACGCATCATCCAGGATGCCAGTCTCTTCAAATTTTCTAATTGTTTCAAACAAAGACTTTTCTCTTCCTTCCATAACCTCATTGGCACGGGTATGCTCTTTATTTGAATTCTCCACAATATAATCCGGCAACAGGTAATACTGCAGGTATGGATTAGGAATATAATCCGGGAAGAAATCCATGATCGGCTTAATATTTTTAAATGTCTTAATCCAGGAAGAATCAGCATGGCGATAATCAATTTTAGAGATGTCCTCTGTCAGCAGTCCCCATTTGCTGATATGCTCACGAAGCTCCGGAAGGCGGTCTTCTCCGTCCACTTCTACTTTGGTGAACCAGCCAAAGTGATTTAATCCAAAGTAATCTACCACAAGGTCTTCTCTCTCCACTCCAAGGATGCCCGCCATGTTGCGCAT
This window of the Cytobacillus pseudoceanisediminis genome carries:
- a CDS encoding 6-phospho-alpha-glucosidase, which codes for MKMYKLAIAGGGSTYTPGIVRSLMDRLEDLPLSEIRFYDIDGERQSKVAVAAKAVIAEYTDSIKITETTDPETAFEDADFVFAQMRVGKYAMRELDEKIPLSHNVVGQETCGPGGLAYGLRTIFPMVELIDYVEKYAKESCWIVNYSNPASIVAEGVRKLRPNAKVINICDMPVATMRNMAGILGVEREDLVVDYFGLNHFGWFTKVEVDGEDRLPELREHISKWGLLTEDISKIDYRHADSSWIKTFKNIKPIMDFFPDYIPNPYLQYYLLPDYIVENSNKEHTRANEVMEGREKSLFETIRKFEETGILDDAFHVGVHGIFIVDVTVSIAQNLAKRYLVMVENNRTIPNLPADAMIEVPALITNKGPVPEYVGKIPYFHKAMIEQQLASEKILVEAITEGSYEKALQAFTLNKTIPSAIVAKKILDDLIEANKEYWPTLEKKYKEGSLVH